Genomic DNA from Desulfovibrio sp. UCD-KL4C:
AATCCCAGATTGATCTTTGTACGAAAGCGCAGGCGTGAAAGGAAGATCATTCTTTAATCTCCCATTCTTTATGACTATTTTTGGTAAGGCCAAGTTTAGCCATGAGCTTTCTTATGGAATCATAGTCACTATCTTGTGCTGGAATAATTCCACGCATTCCAGCTTGTTTTAAAATTTGCGCCTGTTCTGGATTGTCCATAGATAGTTTAAACATGGCTTTTGCGATTGAATTCTTTATTTTAGGATCAAGACCTTTGCGAGCCGCGTATACCCAGCTTGGATAGCGTTTAGTTTCTGCGACAATTTTGAGTTTTGAAATATTAACTTTGTCTTTTACAATATTAAGTGTCCCTTCGCGAATTGAAGCAAAATCGTATTTTCCTGCGTATACTGCGAGAACAGCTTTTTCTTGCTTTCCTCCGGGGCCGGAAGCAAATGAGATTTCTTTAAAATCATCGGCAGTAATACCTTGTTTGAAAAAAAGACCAAGAGCGAAAAGATAGCCTCCGGCAGAAAGGGGATCGACAGCAATCCAGCTTTTCCCCCTGCAGTCTTTAATTTTATGAATAAAACGATTGTCTTGCCTTGCAATGATTTGTCCTCTGAAAGTTGGACTACCTGAAGGTTCGATTATGCGGGCGAATGCCTGCGCTCCTGAATTTGCGATTTTTATGTAGGTCATCGGGTTTGAAAATGAAATATCAATATCACCATTTTCAACCATTCTGCGGTGTTCTTCAAATGTATCAGGAAAAACCTGCCTGAGAGTCAGGCCAGTTTCTTTTGCGAGATACTCGATAAGTTGGTTATGTCTTTGATAAGAAACTTTATGTGAATATTGAGGTAGATATGCGTAAGTAATAGCTTTTTCTGGCTCAGGAACGCTTATTTCTTCTCGGATAGACATGTTAACTTTAACGATGTTCTCATCCAGACCATATCCGCGAAGATATAGAGCGATACCGAGAAGAAGTAGGACTGTAGGGATTAAAAACTTAAGTTTCAGCATTTAGTTTCCTGTGCGAGAGAAGCTGTCTTCCCCCTAACTATGCTGAGCAGGGCGGAAGCTTTAAGAGTTACTTTTAAGCGGGCTTTGTGACGTCAGGCATTCTTGCTTTGAAGCATTGTTTTTTTTAAATTCTGGAGCAAGATCTGTCCATGAGGTCATTTCACCAGCTTCAAGAGCGTCTTCTTCTTTCAGCTTATCTATTTTACTAAGAAATGGAATAAATTTTCTGATTTTAGAGAAGCAATATCTTAATAATATATAAGTTAATATGAAAACAAAAGGATAACCAAGACCGAAATTTATATATGGTACAGTATGAATTGAAATATTTCCAAATCTTCCTTGCAGCCATGCAAGAGCAAAAGCTATCGGCCAAAGCGATACAGCAAAGAGAGCTGCGTGTGAGAAAAATACTTTTCCAAAATATTCATTAGCCCAGTGATTGGCTGATTTGTAAGCTTTTTTGTCCTTATGACGAATAGCTTCAATAGAAATATTGTGCATGCGGGTCATTTTCTGATTGAGGTCGGTGTAATATTTTCTGTTCCACAGATATATCAACGACATACTGATTTCACCAGCTACAGTACACCATAATGCAACTACTGCAGTTCCAAACCAGAACGCTACAACTGCAGGAACTGGAATCCGGTAGGGAGTAATTAATATGGTATCGAGAACTGCTAAAATCGCATTTGTATCAATCATCAAAAAAACTCCGGTTAAGTAAGGCCGTCCCCTGCAAAGAATGGGGACAGAGGACGACCTATATATGTGGTGGTGATTATAATCTTATAAACGTACCGACCTAGAACGGAGGCACGATGCTGTAACCGAGGAAGCCCTTGGTTGAGTAGCGAATACCAACGTAAAGTGCGAGAACGATAAAGAGTCTCTTAAGCCATACGTCAGGGATGTACTTGGAAGTGCGTGGTCCAATAAAGGAACCGACAAGAATTCCAAGAAGTTCAACACCGATTAGAGGCCAGAATACAGGAGTATCTTTAACAACCATGTAGGTGAAGATAGAAGTTGTCATACCAACCAAAACAGCAAGAGCTGATGTTCCTGCTACGAGGTACATAGGAAGTCCGGCAACACTTGTCAGGAAAGGAACCAGCAAGAATCCACCACCAACTCCGAGGAAGGAAGCCAGAGATGCGATGCAGAAACCACCGACAACTGGAACCAAAGGATTGAAAGAGAACTCTACACCGTAGAAAGTGAAAATACATTTTGTGAGAGAGAAGCTGATAACTTTAACGCCCAAAGACTGAGTATCAACGGCTCCGCCTTCTTTTTCTTTTTTGATTGATGCTTCAAAAGCTTTTGCAGCTTCTTTAGCTTCTTTTTTGTTAGCCTGTCCTTTAGGAGAAGTTTCGTAAAAGAGGTAGCAACCAAGGAAAAGAACGAAAAGACCAAAGTATCCGATGTAGTCTTTCAGAGAAATTTTACCTGCTGTGAGCCATGGCACAAGGTAAGAACCTGCGATTGATCCAGCTGCAAGTGAAAGTCCCAAAGGAAGAACAAGGCGACCCATTTTGAAGTAGTTGTAAGAAGACATCGCTGCAGATGTACCTACAAGCCACTGGTTGGATACGCGGATGGAGTCTGTAACAAGCTTGTTCATTACAGGAGAAGTTTTCTTGAATGTAGAAGCAAAGTTACCGAAGCCGTAGATGGTGATGTGACCGACACCAGCCATAATTCCACCAAATGCGCCAACAGTTGAGAAAATCCAACCAACCCAGATTGCCCATGCAAATCCAAGAATAAGGTTAGGGGATGGAGCTCCGTTAATTCCTAGAAATCCGGTAGCCAGTTCGGTGTTAATTTCGCCTGGGCCAGTTCCTTTAGGGGTGGCGTCAATTGCTGCTTGTAGCTTGCCTGCAAAGGCTGGTTCGAAAAAAACCACCACAGCCAGCGCCGCCAGAGCCATAATCAAAAGGCTTTTGCGGGATTTAAACATAGTGTATCTCCTTAAGTGAAAGTTGGTTTTGCCAGTTATTTTGTTGCCTGTTTCCGTTGCAGCGGACTCAGGCAATTAAGCATCAAAATATCTAGCATCTTCATTTGTCAATCGGAGCGTATATTGTATAGTGTACGCTCCTTTTTATTTCGATGTTCTGTAGACAGAACAACTATTTCTTTTCGTCGTTCTTTTTAAATATGATCAAAGGACAGTTCTTACATACGTCCGCACCTGGGAATCCATCACCAGGACGGGTGATTGCTCCGCTGCCTTTTTCATTTATGCGCTCAACGAGTCTTTCAACAACAGCTTTAAATTTAGTGCCTGGAATCATTACGTTGATTTCACCGCGTTCGGTTTTACCAGCATTGTAGCTACCGGAGCATGCTGGACACATATTGAATTCGTCTTCAACAAAAGAATAAACAGTACCGCCGCATGCGGATGAGTTCATTGTTACATTAGGGCGAAGAGGGTGAGTGTCTGTTGCAGCCATGTAATCAACAGCAAGGTGGTAGGACTGCATGTTATCTACATAGAAATGAACAACATCAGGTTCAAATATGCCATCAATGTCTCCTAAGGGAGCAACGGCAACACCGAGAAGGCCTTTAGGAAGCTGAGTTTTGGTCTTAACAAACTTTTCAGCCTGTTCGAGGTTGCGGGTATATTTTGCGTGTCCTTTGATCTCAGAGTCGTCAAGGTCTTTCCAGCCGAAGCTGTACTTTGCGTTTCCACACATGAGGCCGTCGACGTCAGAGTAAACAGTCTGGCCTTTCATGCGGGCAGCAATTTCCCACTGGCAATAAGTCATAGGCTTGACTGGAGTAAAGAACTCAGCTGTTTTTTTGAACTGGTCAACTTCTTCTTGCTTAAAGAAAAATTTAACAGCGACTGGGTAATGGTAAAGTCTCATTTCCTTCATCAATAATTCTTGCATTTCCTTGTAAGTCATAACTTCCTCCTCGTCCGTTAATTAATATTTACCCGGCCGTGAAGGCCGATAGCTTTTTAAGATAGGTAGTATTTATAAGTCTGTGATAAAATTCTCAAGTAAAAATGAAATAGAGAAAAAAATAACTTTTTCACATGAGCATGATTTAAAAATAGCAGTTTCAGAGTCTTTATTTGTGAAAAAAATAACATATTTTATTTTTTAATAAATAAATTAGTATGTTAAGTTTTATTTTTTGATTGTTATAAATTTCTTTAAGTAGTTTTTAGAATATTAATAAGTTGAAATAATTATGTTGTGCTAATTTTCACTTTGTTTTTAGGTCGAGATTAAACCAAATTCTTTCATCTTATAGTGAGATAGAGTAGAGCTAGCACACTAGGTAAAAATAGTCACTTTCAAATTATTTCTGTGCAGGAGAAAATATGAGTATGTATACAATACATCCCATTGTAATGGGTACTAAGAGATTTGATAAAGGTATGATGACATATCAGCATGATTATGGAACTCCTTATATTATACCTATTTACTGCTGGTATTTAGAAGGTGGAGATAAGAAGATTATTGTAGATACCGGAGAAATGCAGCCTGTTATATCCGATGATCGTGAAAAGGGACTCGGGGGTAAAATTTATACCTTTGAGGATGGATTGGCTAAGTACGATTTAAAACCTGAAGATATAGATATTGTTATTCACACTCATTTACATAACGATCATTGTGAAAATGATTATAAATGTGTGAATGCGAAAATTTATGCTCACCGTAATGAGCTTGAACACATACATAATCCTCATCCGCTAGATTTCAGATATCTGGAAGATTACATTGAGGATGTTGAAGATAATGGGCAGGTTGAAATCATTGATAGTGATTGTGAAATAGTTCCCGGGATCAGGGTAATGCATACTCCTGTGCACACTGAAGGCGGTCTCACTATACTTATTGATACAAAAGGTGGATTAGCGGCAATTACCGGTTTTTGTGTGATTATGGAGAACTTTTATCCACCACTTGAAGTAACTGGTATGGAAATGGAAGTAATTCCTCCGGGAACAAGTGTTAACACTTACAAAGCGTACGATATTATGCTCGAAGTGAAATCGCTTGCAGATATTATCATTCCGCTTCATGAGCCGCAATTTGCAAAGGTTGATACTGTCGAAGGAACATAATTTATTGATGAGGAAGAATCTTTGCGAGCAGTATATTTTAAAAATAAAAATATTGAACTAATTGAAACTGAAAAACCGGAATTGTCTGAAGGTGATGCTCTTTTAAAAGTTATTATTGTCGGAATTTGCAATACGGATATCGAACTTCATAAAGGCTATTACGGTTTTGAAGGTGTCCCGGGACATGAATTTGTCGCAATAGTTGAAGTGTGTCCTGATTATCCTGAATTAATCGGAAAAAGAGTTGTTGCAGATATTAATATTGTTCATAGTTCTTACTCCGGTGATCCGCGGCATGCACCTGATAGAAATGTTATTGGAATAGCTAACCATGCTGGTGCATTTGCTGAGTATCTTAAAGTTCCAGTTACCAATCTGTATGTTGTTGAGGATAGTATCACTACTGAAGCTGCAGTTTTCGCTGAGCCGCTTGCTGCTGCTCTTGAAGTAAGTCAGCAGATCCATATAACAGCAGATATGCGGGTGATGGTGCTTGGGGATGGGAAGCTCGGACTACTGACGGCCTTGGCATTAAGGATATATAATCCGAATGTACTATTAGTCGGTAAACACGCTGATAAACTTGCTATTGCAGCAGTTCTGGGCGTGGAAACTCATTGTATTGAAAGTGTAGATGAGCTTTCTGAATTAGCGTCTGAGCATGGTCGATATGATCTGGTTGTTGAGGCAACAGGAAGTGAAAATGGTTTAGCATATGCTATAGATTTTGTACGACCTGAAGGAACTATCGTAGCTAAAACCACATCTCATAAGCCGACTTCGATGAATCTTGCTAAAGTGGTTGTAAATGAAATTTCGATTGTAGGATCCCGCTGCGGTGATATTGGACTTGCTCTTTCGACTCTTGAGCATGGTCTTATTGATGTTTCAGGTTTGATAGAAGCTGAGTATGATTTTGCTAAGTTTCATTTAGCTTTTGAACATGCATGTCGTAAAGGTGCAAAAAAAGTGCTTGTAAGAATGTAGATAGTGTTATCGTTATTTATTTAGTTTTTAAACTGTGAAAGCTTTATAATTAAGCTCTTTATTAATATTATGAAAAGCCCCCTCAAATTTATTTGAGGGGGCTTTTTTTTTGTTCAGTTGAATAAAATTATACAAATATTTGTCTTCCGGACATGAATCGGCTGTTTCATGTCCGCCCTCATCGATATTCTTTATTCAAAAGGGAGAAAGAAATGAAAGAAAGTTCTGTTGAAACTCTTGCTGCTTTGTACCCTCTTGAAAATAGAGGACTTTTAAAAAGCTACGCAAGGTTTGTTGAAGGTAATCCGGATTGGCATGAATTCGGATTCGCATTGGCGGATTACAAAAGGAACAAGAATATTCCTGAACTAGGAGGATGGGAACATCCAGAAAGTATTGAAAAGCCGGTGGTGCGCATATGATCAGTTCCATTTTGGATCTCGGATCTACAATTATCGACAAAATTTGGCCCGATGCAGCTGACAGGGAAAAAGCGAAATTAAAGCTCGTGGAATTGCAAAGTAAGGGGGAGCTTGTTGAGATTGAATCCCGTTTGAAAATCATGCTGGCAGAAATGTCCGGTAATTGGCTTCAGCGTTCGTGGCGGCCAATTTTGATGCTGACCATTATTACTATCGTGGCGAATAATTACCTTGTGTATCCGTACATGAGTCTGTTTTGGGCGCAGGCTCCGCGCCTTGAACTTCCGCCGCAACTTTGGTCGCTGATGCAACTGGGGTTAAGCGGTTATGTTGTGGGCCGAAGCGCAGAAAAAGTTGTTAAAACATGGAGGGGAAATGGTGGCTGAAGAAAGGGACGAGTTGCATGATCTGCTGATTCGTATCGATGAACGGGTAAAATCTATTCAGGAGGATATTTCTGGAATTAACAGTGACAGACGGTGTCACACTCATACAGAAAAAATTCGTAGTCTTGAACGGGCTGTATGGGGCACTGTCACTGTTGTCGCGGGAGTAACTGCTCGGGCTTTTTACGAGGCATTTCGATGATAGTTTCAGCAGTTCTTGCAAATACGGAATCATGGTTAGGTGGATCATTTGAAGAAAACAAATGCGATTGTTGCGGGTGTGTTGATAAGCTTGAATATTTCAGGATGGAGACACGCTATGGCGGAAAAATAATCTTCCGCGAAGCACGTTTATGCAGCAAGTGCAGAAGAAAGGCAGAAGCAGGTGTTTACGGAATTCTGAGTGAAAAAGGAATTCACTAGGTTTTGTGGGTATCACAGTATGTTTAGCTGTATGAGGTAAACTTTGGAGATTGAAAAGTGAATAAAACAGAAGTTGTTAAACGTCAGAAGGAGGAGCTTGAACGATTTCGGGAAGTTTTTGCGCTTGCCGTGGATGGGAGTGATTCCGACATGGTCAAAGATTTAAAAACTAAACTCGACATAATGCAAAAGCGGCATGACATGGAGCGGAAAACCTGGGCAATCGGCGATGCTAAAAAAGAAGTTTCAACTGAGCGAAAAACGAAAAAAAGTTCTGCAATAAGTCCTGAACTGAGGGAGAAGCTGGATGAAATTTACAGATCTTAGCAGTGCGAACAAGTGGTATGCCGACTTGCTCCGTAAGGCCGAGCAAAGCAAAGAGGTTTTGCAGGTTCTTGCAGAACTTGGTCGTAGTGATCTGTTTTTTCTGCTGACCCATTTACTTGGTCGCGGCGATGCAAACAACCAATGGGTTTTTGCAAGGTGTCAGGATGTACAAAATAGTTCTGACGGGCATCTCGATTTGTGGAGTCGTGAGCATTACAAATCCACTATCATAACTTTTGCGCTGACAGTTCAGGATATTTTGCGTGACCCGGAAGCTACAATTGGAATTTTCAGCCACACTCGTCCAATTGCAAAGGGATTTTTACGTCAGATCAAGATGGAGTTTGAACGAAATGAACTCCTTAAGCAATGCTATCATGATGTGTTGTGGGCTAATCCTAAAAAAGATTCTCCTAAGTGGTCTGAGGAAGACGGAATCATAGTCAAAAGAAAATCCAATCCCAAAGAAGCTACTGTGGAAGCATGGGGATTGGTGGACGGACAGCCGACCGGTAAACATTTTTCGCGATTAATTTACGATGATGTTGTTACGCGTGAATCTGTTTCATCGCCGGATATGATTTTTAAAACTACTGAGGCGTGGGCCCTGTCTATCAACCTCGGGACTCGTGAAGGGATTAAAAGGTATATCGGAACCCGCTATCATTTTAACGATACTTACCGAGATATTTTGAAAAGAAAAGCTGCTGTTCCAAGAATTTTTCCGGCAACGGCTGACGGAACACTTGAAGGTGATCCGGTGCTGCTTACCAAAGAACAGCTTGCAACCAAGCGACGTGAAATGGGGCCTTATGTTTTCGGGTGTCAGATGATGCAGGATCCCAGAGCGGATGATGTTCAGGGGTTTAAAGAAGATTGGGTTAACCGCTGGGAGCAGCATGGTCAGGGCGGCAAACCTAAGTGGCGCGAATTTAATCGTTATCTGCTTGTGGATCCTGCAAGTGAAAAAAAAGTCGGTAGCGATTATACGGTAATGCTTGTCATAGGACTCGGTCCTGACCGTAATTATTATTTAATTGACGGTATTCGTGACCGCCTCAACCTAACAGAGCGGGCCCGTGCTCTTTTTAGATTGCATAGAGCTTACGGACCGCAGGGTGTCGGATATGAAAAGTACGGTCAGCAGGCTGATATTGAGCACATGCAATACGTGATGGGAGAGCAGAATTATCGTTTTTCCATAGAGCCGCTGGGTGGTCATGTCCCAAAAACTGATCGTATCAGAAAGCTTGTACCTATTTTTGAGCAGGGGCGGTTCTGGTTGCCGTGGAGGAGCAGATTTATGGATCATCAGGGACGAGAGCGGGATTTAGTTCGGGAATTTATTGATGATGAGTATCTGGCTTTTCCTGTTGCACCGCATGACGACATGCTTGATTGCATGGCGCGGATTTTAGATCCGGCACTTGGAGCTGTTTTTCCGAAAGCCGAGAATTCACCACTACCGCAGGAATCTGTTCAAG
This window encodes:
- a CDS encoding phosphate/phosphite/phosphonate ABC transporter substrate-binding protein yields the protein MLKLKFLIPTVLLLLGIALYLRGYGLDENIVKVNMSIREEISVPEPEKAITYAYLPQYSHKVSYQRHNQLIEYLAKETGLTLRQVFPDTFEEHRRMVENGDIDISFSNPMTYIKIANSGAQAFARIIEPSGSPTFRGQIIARQDNRFIHKIKDCRGKSWIAVDPLSAGGYLFALGLFFKQGITADDFKEISFASGPGGKQEKAVLAVYAGKYDFASIREGTLNIVKDKVNISKLKIVAETKRYPSWVYAARKGLDPKIKNSIAKAMFKLSMDNPEQAQILKQAGMRGIIPAQDSDYDSIRKLMAKLGLTKNSHKEWEIKE
- a CDS encoding zinc-binding dehydrogenase; translated protein: MRAVYFKNKNIELIETEKPELSEGDALLKVIIVGICNTDIELHKGYYGFEGVPGHEFVAIVEVCPDYPELIGKRVVADINIVHSSYSGDPRHAPDRNVIGIANHAGAFAEYLKVPVTNLYVVEDSITTEAAVFAEPLAAALEVSQQIHITADMRVMVLGDGKLGLLTALALRIYNPNVLLVGKHADKLAIAAVLGVETHCIESVDELSELASEHGRYDLVVEATGSENGLAYAIDFVRPEGTIVAKTTSHKPTSMNLAKVVVNEISIVGSRCGDIGLALSTLEHGLIDVSGLIEAEYDFAKFHLAFEHACRKGAKKVLVRM
- a CDS encoding N-acyl homoserine lactonase family protein gives rise to the protein MSMYTIHPIVMGTKRFDKGMMTYQHDYGTPYIIPIYCWYLEGGDKKIIVDTGEMQPVISDDREKGLGGKIYTFEDGLAKYDLKPEDIDIVIHTHLHNDHCENDYKCVNAKIYAHRNELEHIHNPHPLDFRYLEDYIEDVEDNGQVEIIDSDCEIVPGIRVMHTPVHTEGGLTILIDTKGGLAAITGFCVIMENFYPPLEVTGMEMEVIPPGTSVNTYKAYDIMLEVKSLADIIIPLHEPQFAKVDTVEGT
- a CDS encoding holin family protein, yielding MISSILDLGSTIIDKIWPDAADREKAKLKLVELQSKGELVEIESRLKIMLAEMSGNWLQRSWRPILMLTIITIVANNYLVYPYMSLFWAQAPRLELPPQLWSLMQLGLSGYVVGRSAEKVVKTWRGNGG
- a CDS encoding sulfite exporter TauE/SafE family protein, encoding MFKSRKSLLIMALAALAVVVFFEPAFAGKLQAAIDATPKGTGPGEINTELATGFLGINGAPSPNLILGFAWAIWVGWIFSTVGAFGGIMAGVGHITIYGFGNFASTFKKTSPVMNKLVTDSIRVSNQWLVGTSAAMSSYNYFKMGRLVLPLGLSLAAGSIAGSYLVPWLTAGKISLKDYIGYFGLFVLFLGCYLFYETSPKGQANKKEAKEAAKAFEASIKKEKEGGAVDTQSLGVKVISFSLTKCIFTFYGVEFSFNPLVPVVGGFCIASLASFLGVGGGFLLVPFLTSVAGLPMYLVAGTSALAVLVGMTTSIFTYMVVKDTPVFWPLIGVELLGILVGSFIGPRTSKYIPDVWLKRLFIVLALYVGIRYSTKGFLGYSIVPPF
- a CDS encoding DUF169 domain-containing protein → MTYKEMQELLMKEMRLYHYPVAVKFFFKQEEVDQFKKTAEFFTPVKPMTYCQWEIAARMKGQTVYSDVDGLMCGNAKYSFGWKDLDDSEIKGHAKYTRNLEQAEKFVKTKTQLPKGLLGVAVAPLGDIDGIFEPDVVHFYVDNMQSYHLAVDYMAATDTHPLRPNVTMNSSACGGTVYSFVEDEFNMCPACSGSYNAGKTERGEINVMIPGTKFKAVVERLVERINEKGSGAITRPGDGFPGADVCKNCPLIIFKKNDEKK